Proteins from a genomic interval of Stigmatopora nigra isolate UIUO_SnigA chromosome 19, RoL_Snig_1.1, whole genome shotgun sequence:
- the micu2 gene encoding calcium uptake protein 2, mitochondrial has translation MAFVGRVAFVLKNAIRTPRYLKALTWRRAAVCGATVTTGFLAYTYSSRLKDPSVPLVVVVHADEQNETPTPVPQMSARKRRFIQFASIVYEEEPYMTPRDFLFSVMLENVDRKLQKRVLTRNEVEKMMLCAAKAGPGNSLFRLLGDNGLISYTEYLFLLTILTKPRTGFHIAFKMLDVDGNEHVDKKEFMKLKKIIGKSQVNVSKDGAEKPAEGGERVDTTLQAYFFGKSGENKLQYQEFRKFMEDLQAEVQEMEFLQFSRGMDTMRREDFAEWLLHYTNEEDNLVYWENMRKRIRAGQSITFQEFKSFCLFSNNLEDFALSVKMLSEANRPVGMAQFKRAVRIATGHDLSESVLDTVFQLFDVDGDRRLSHKEFVGVMRARVLRGLKVQPQNGLCGYWKCVKRETLKAAQEALGNGSCPI, from the exons ATGGCCTTCGTTGGAAgagttgcttttgttttgaagaaCGCCATCAGGACTCCGCGCTATTTGAAAGCTTTGACATGGCGCCGAGCTGCCGTTTGTGGCGCAACTGTCACCACGGGATTTCTAGCCTACACTTACAGTTCTCGCTTGAAGGATCCGAGTGTTCctctcgtcgtcgtcgtccatgCCGACGAGCAAAAC GAGACTCCCACACCAGTTCCTCAAATGTCTGCCAGAAAGAGGCGTTTCATCCAGTTCGCCTCCATCGTTTATGAAGAGGAGCCTTACATGACGCCCAGAGACTTTCTCTTCTCTGTGATGCTGGAGAATGTTGAtc GAAAGTTGCAGAAGAGAGTCCTAACAAGAAAT GAGGTGGAGAAGATGATGCTTTGTGCTGCCAAAGCTGGGCCCGGCAACAGCTTGTTTAGACTTTTGGGAGACAACG GTTTGATTTCCTACACCGAATACCTGTTTTTGCTGACTATTCTGACCA AGCCGCGAACGGGATTTCACATCGCGTTCAAAATGCTCGATGTGGATGGCAACGAGCACGTGGACAAAAAGGAGTTTATGAAG CTCAAGAAAATCATCGGGAAAAGTCAAGTCAACGTCTCCAAGGACGGCGCCGAG AAACCGGCGGAGGGAGGCGAGCGTGTGGACACCACGCTGCAGGCCTACTTCTTTGGAAAGAGCGGGGAAAACAAGTTGCAGTATCAAGAGTTCCGCAA GTTCATGGAAGACCTCCAGGCCGAGGTCCAGGAGATGGAGTTCCTGCAGTTCTCCAGGGGAATGGACACCATGAGGCGGGAGGACTTTGCCGAGTGGCTGCTGCATTACACCAACGAGGAAGACAACCTGGTCTACTGGGAGAACATGAGGAAGAGGATCCGCGCCGGCCAG AGCATCACCTTCCAGGAGTTCAAATCCTTCTGCCTCTTCTCCAACAACCTGGAGGACTTTGCCCTCTCCGTGAAGATGCTCAGTGAAGCCAATCGTCCCGTGGGGATGG CCCAGTTCAAGCGCGCCGTGAGGATCGCCACGGGCCACGACCTGTCCGAGAGCGTCTTGGACACCGTCTTTCAGCTCTTCGACGTGGACGGCGACCGGCGCCTGAGCCACAAGGAGTTTGTCGGCGTGATGAGGGCGCGAGTGCTGAGGGGGCTGAAG